The Triticum aestivum cultivar Chinese Spring chromosome 7B, IWGSC CS RefSeq v2.1, whole genome shotgun sequence genome window below encodes:
- the LOC123159767 gene encoding lysine histidine transporter 1, translated as MGTQASPDNYTPPKDERTAREKAIDDWLPITSSRKAKWWYSAFHNVTAMVGAGVLSLPYAMSELGWGPGIAVMTLSWIITVYTLWQMVEMHEIVPGKRFDRYHELGQHAFGDKLGLWIVVPQQLVVEVSLNIVYMVTGGNSLKKFHDVICDGKCKDIKLTYFIMIFASVHFVLSQLPNFNSISGISLAAAVMSLSYSTIAWGASLDKGRAENVDYSLRASTTAGQVFGFLGGLGDVAFSYSGHNVVLEIQATIPSTPGNPSKKPMWKGVVVAYIIIAACYMPVAFIGYWAFGNSVDDNILITLNKPKWLIAMANMMVVVHLIGSYQIYAMPVFDMMETFLVRKLEFAPGITLRLITRTIYVAFTMFVGMTFPFFGGLIGFFGGLAFAPTTYFLPCIMWLIICKPRRFSLSWFTNWICIVLGVILMIIAPIGGLRQIIISAKTYKFYS; from the exons ATGGGGACGCAGGCCTCGCCGGACAACTACACGCCGCCCAAG GATGAGAGGACTGCTCGGGAGAAGGCGATCGATGACTGGCTTCCTATCACGTCGTCGAGGAAAGCAAAGTGGTGGTACTCGGCCTTCCACAATGTCACCGCCATGGTTGGCGCTGGGGTGCTCAGCCTCCCCTACGCCATGTCTGAACTTGGTTG GGGTCCTGGCATCGCGGTGATGACCTTGTCGTGGATCATCACGGTGTACACGCTGTGGCAGATGGTGGAGATGCATGAGATAGTCCCCGGGAAGCGTTTCGACCGGTACCATGAGCTCGGGCAGCACGCCTTCGGCGATAAGCTCGGCCTCTGGATCGTGGTGCCACAGCAGCTTGTCGTCGAGGTCAGCCTGAACATTGTGTACATGGTTACCGGCGGCAACTCGCTCAAGAAGTTCCACGACGTGATCTGTGACGGCAAGTGCAAGGACATCAAGCTCACTTACTTCATCATGATCTTCGCCTCTGTCCACTTCGTCCTCTCCCAGCTGCCAAACTTCAACTCCATCTCGGGCATCTCCCTCGCCGCAGCCGTCATGTCACTCAG CTACTCAACAATTGCTTGGGGCGCCTCGTTGGACAAGGGGAGGGCGGAGAACGTGGACTACAGCCTGCGGGCATCGACGACAGCAGGGCAGGTGTTCGGTTTCTTGGGTGGGCTCGGCGACGTGGCTTTCTCCTACTCCGGCCACAATGTGGTGCTAGAAATCCAGGCTACCATCCCATCGACGCCGGGCAACCCGTCCAAGAAGCCAATGTGGAAGGGCGTGGTGGTCGCCTACATCATCATCGCCGCCTGCTACATGCCGGTGGCATTTATCGGCTACTGGGCCTTCGGCAACAGCGTCGACGACAACATCCTCATCACCCTCAACAAGCCCAAGTGGCTCATCGCCATGGCCAACATGATGGTCGTCGTTCACCTCATCGGTAGCTACCAG ATTTACGCGATGCCAGTGTTTGACATGATGGAGACGTTTCTGGTGAGGAAGCTGGAGTTCGCACCAGGCATTACGCTCCGTCTGATCACCCGGACCATCTATGTTG CCTTCACGATGTTCGTCGGCATGACCTTCCCGTTCTTCGGTGGCCTCATCGGGTTCTTCGGCGGGCTGGCCTTCGCGCCGACGACATATTTC CTGCCCTGCATCATGTGGCTCATCATCTGCAAGCCCAGGAGATTCAGCCTCTCATGGTTCACCAACTGG ATTTGCATCGTCCTTGGTGTGATTCTGATGATCATCGCGCCCATCGGAGGGCTCAGGCAGATCATCATTTCTGCCAAGACATACAAGTTCTACTCATAG